Proteins encoded within one genomic window of Lemur catta isolate mLemCat1 chromosome 23, mLemCat1.pri, whole genome shotgun sequence:
- the BATF3 gene encoding basic leucine zipper transcriptional factor ATF-like 3, with amino-acid sequence MSQVLPVACSVLQRSVATPGIQPQPQSPEDDDRKVRRREKNRVAAQRSRKKQTQKADKLHEEYECLEQENAGLRREIGKLTEELKHLTEALREHEKMCPLLLCPMNFVPVPPRPDPVVGCLPR; translated from the exons ATGTCGCAAGTGCTCCCGGTCGCCTGCAGCGTCCTGCAGAGGAGCGTTGCGACGCCTGGGATCCAGCCGCAGCCGCAG AGCCCTGAGGATGATGACAGGAAGGTCCGGAGGAGAGAAAAAAACCGAGTTGCTGCTCAGAGAAGTCGGAAGAAGCAGACCCAGAAGGCCGACAAACTCCACGAG GAATATGAGTGCCTGGAGCAGGAAAATGCCGGGCTGCGGAGAGAGATCGGGAAGCTGACGGAGGAGCTGAAGCACCTGACCGAGGCGCTGCGGGAACACGAGAAGATGTGCCCGCTGCTGCTCTGCCCCATGAACTTTGTGCCCGTGCCCCCTCGGCCGGACCCCGTGGTCGGCTGCCTGCCCCGATGA